One window from the genome of Parasteatoda tepidariorum isolate YZ-2023 chromosome 8, CAS_Ptep_4.0, whole genome shotgun sequence encodes:
- the LOC122269768 gene encoding uncharacterized protein — protein MYWIIRILRRTQRRILLRIIRGYRTVSYDAVFVIAGLPPIDLIIINNLELKEKIKDNDCLTLDGKLPISCLPHPACRKPVIIIPYVNNVFQEYKTICFTDGSKLDGRVGLAFVIYENRTENVTAKHRLHNECTVFQAELLCINLVVKWIQNSFSENQIFKYLICTDSLSSLFLLRDTTSTEKLVVEIHSILNALENVTIHFSYVRGHSGILGNERADQLAREATCGEIDLRVSVPASHWKRIARDKIIADWNAEFLASPRSLX, from the coding sequence ATGTATTGGATTATTAGAATCCTTAGAAGAACTCAAAGAAGAATTCTTCTACGAATTATTCGGGGATATAGAACTGTTAGTTATGATGCGGTCTTTGTTATCGCTGGTCTTCCGcctattgatttaattatcataaataatcTTGAATTAAAGGAGAAGATAAAGGACAACGATTGTCTAACCCTGGACGGGAAGCTTCCTATTTCATGTTTGCCCCACCCAGCATGCAGGAAACctgttattattattccttatgtaaataatgtttttcaggAATATAAAACTATCTGCTTTACGGATGGTAGTAAGCTTGATGGAAGGGTTGGTCttgcttttgtaatttatgaaaatagaacAGAGAATGTTACTGCCAAGCACCGACTACATAATGAATGTACTGTTTTCCAGGCTGAACTTTTGTGTATAAACCTGGTTGTTAAGTggatacaaaattcttttagtgaaaatcaaatttttaaatatctcatttgTACAGATTCTctttcttcactttttcttttgcGTGACACGACTTCTACTGAGAAGCTTGTGGTGGAAATTCACTCGATTTTGAACGCTCTTGAAAACGtaactattcatttttcttacgtTCGTGGCCATAGCGGTATTTTGGGCAATGAAAGAGCAGACCAATTGGCTAGGGAAGCTACGTGTGGTGAAATAGACTTAAGGGTGTCTGTTCCAGCTTCTCACTGGAAGCGCATCGCTAGAGATAAAATCATTGCGGACTGGAATGCTGAATTTCTTGCTTCGCCTCGGTCGCTTTNataa